In Hyphomicrobiales bacterium, a single window of DNA contains:
- the rpsK gene encoding 30S ribosomal protein S11, with protein MAKEAAARGGKRKERKNVSSGVVHVNSSFNNTMITITDVQGNTIAWASAGKLGFKGSRKSTPYAAQVAGEQVARAAMEHGMRTVEVEVCGPGSGRESALRALQAAGLQVTSIRDVTPIPHNGCRPPKRRRV; from the coding sequence ATGGCTAAGGAAGCAGCAGCCCGTGGCGGCAAGCGCAAGGAACGCAAGAACGTCTCCTCCGGCGTGGTGCATGTGAACTCGTCGTTCAACAACACCATGATCACCATCACCGACGTGCAGGGCAACACCATTGCCTGGGCCTCGGCTGGCAAGCTCGGTTTCAAGGGTTCGCGCAAGTCCACGCCGTATGCAGCCCAGGTTGCCGGCGAGCAGGTGGCCCGCGCCGCCATGGAACACGGCATGCGCACGGTCGAAGTGGAAGTCTGCGGCCCGGGTTCGGGCCGTGAGTCGGCTCTCCGCGCCCTTCAGGCCGCCGGCCTGCAGGTGACGTCGATTCGCGACGTGACGCCGATCCCGCACAATGGTTGCCGCCCGCCGAAGCGCCGCCGCGTCTAA